A single genomic interval of Gouania willdenowi chromosome 22, fGouWil2.1, whole genome shotgun sequence harbors:
- the LOC114456181 gene encoding formin-like protein 4: MEKSANAAGGASKEEEVDEGFHAEEQCIPLPDSPPPAETDAPLDQEIFAHLPPPPPAFAEGTVPPGPPPPPPLPADGGPGIPAPPPLPPPVDGTSVPGDGDKNKNAKVEPERKFSMVDSLVDREEPIYSRPDTESDYDQEEEEGSVTVGDDDSVSGSNRGSAAVTDEDHLRKSTNTNASMESDRGTSDSYADSEDEHDGMIDTDEEVTNGNGGRVTLLNGNGPPYFYGFLYMKESPGSADAYP, translated from the exons CAAACGCAGCTGGAGGTGCATCCAAAGAGGAGGAAGTAGATGAAGGGTTCCACGCTGAGGAGCAGTGCATCCCCCTGCCAGACTCCCCTCCTCCTGCAGAGACGGACGCTCCCTTGGATCAGGAGATATTCGCCCAcctccctcctcctccgccTGCTTTTGCTGAGGGAACAGTTCCTCCTGGACCCCcgcctccccctcccctccctgcaGACGGAGGCCCTGGCATACCTGCACCACCTCCTCTCCCTCCACCTGTAGATGGTACATCTGTCCCGGGAGACGGGGATAAAAATAAGAATGCCAAGGTGGAGCCGGAGAGGAAATTTAGCATGGTGGATAGCTTGGTGGACAGAGAGGAGCCCATTTACAGCCGACCAGACACTGAGTCAGACTACgaccaggaggaggaggaaggatcCGTTACGGTGGGAGATGACGACTCCGTGTCAGGAAGCAACCGTGGAAGCGCAGCAGTGACGGATGAGGACCACCTCAGGAAATCCACCAACACCAACGCCAGCATGGAGTCTGACAGAGGCACCTCGGACTCT TATGCTGACAGTGAGGATGAACATGATGGCATGATTGACACTGATGAAGAGGTGACAAATGGTAATGGAGGCAGAGTCACTTTACTCAATGGAAATGGTCCACCCTATTTCTATGGCTTCCTCTACATGAAAG AGTCGCCGGGGTCTGCTGATGCCTATCCATAA